The Grimontia kaedaensis genome has a window encoding:
- the tssI gene encoding type VI secretion system tip protein VgrG — MATESGLQFTLNVEGLPDDTFVVVDFQGEAHLSAPFCFDIKLASRNEAVSENDTVDRNVTLVIWQDGELKQRFHGIVRRFSRGDTGFHHTRYALEMVPSLARLSLRQNSRIFQQQSAPEIMSILLQEMGIDDYAFSLSGSPQTREYCVQYRETDLEFLERIAAEEGIFYCFLHSKDKHTVLFSDDTQTLSASGLALPYNVNVGGISKENFVKGWQSSAQARPSSAQLKDYSFKKPAYGFLHEHAGTEMAFQRGTYEHYDYPGRYKSDAAGKPFTQYRLEHLRRDAITATAQSNVPQVQPGMLFDLVDHPDDATNRDWVVVSTQCEGTQPQALEEAGGEGMTTFHNTFSVIPAHRPWRPTPQPKPCVHGPQIAIATGPDGEEIFCDEHGRVKVQFPWDRYGNSDDTSSCWVRVSQGWAGGQYGMMAIPRIGHEVIVSFLEGDPDQPIVTGRTYHATNVPPYPLPANKTRTVLRTETHQGEGFNELRFEDQAGQEEIYVHAQKDMNLLVENDRKDNIKHDLHLDVESERFQHIKVDDHLTVDGQSKEHVKGDKTVISDNKVHIKQGTGQLVDAGNEIHQKSGAKLVIEAGSQITLKAGGCFVTVDTSGVHISGPVVDLNAGGAAGSGSGYGGAAPTLPGQLPPKPENPLPMLTPAQIATMKSAAPFCEECEKCKDGQCEI; from the coding sequence ATGGCTACGGAAAGCGGTCTCCAATTTACTCTTAACGTCGAAGGCTTGCCTGACGACACCTTTGTGGTGGTCGACTTTCAGGGCGAAGCCCATCTCTCGGCCCCTTTCTGTTTTGATATCAAGCTGGCCAGCCGCAATGAAGCGGTGTCTGAAAATGACACGGTGGACCGTAATGTCACACTGGTAATTTGGCAGGACGGGGAGCTCAAGCAACGCTTTCACGGGATTGTCCGCCGTTTCTCACGGGGTGATACGGGTTTTCATCACACCCGTTATGCACTGGAGATGGTGCCGTCCCTTGCCAGACTGTCCCTTCGTCAGAACAGCCGTATCTTCCAGCAGCAGTCTGCCCCGGAAATCATGAGTATTCTCCTGCAGGAGATGGGCATTGATGATTATGCGTTTTCTTTATCCGGCAGCCCGCAGACCCGTGAGTATTGTGTCCAGTACCGCGAGACGGACCTTGAGTTCTTAGAACGTATAGCGGCGGAAGAAGGCATTTTCTATTGCTTCCTGCACAGTAAAGACAAGCACACGGTGCTGTTCTCAGATGATACCCAGACTCTTTCTGCCTCGGGCCTTGCGCTGCCTTATAACGTGAATGTCGGTGGTATCTCCAAAGAGAACTTCGTGAAAGGCTGGCAGTCTTCGGCGCAGGCAAGACCGTCTTCCGCGCAGCTGAAAGATTACAGTTTTAAAAAACCGGCTTATGGCTTTTTACATGAGCACGCAGGCACGGAGATGGCCTTTCAGCGTGGCACGTATGAGCATTATGACTACCCGGGGCGCTATAAGAGTGATGCCGCCGGGAAGCCTTTTACCCAGTACCGCCTCGAGCATTTGAGACGTGATGCCATCACCGCAACGGCGCAAAGTAATGTCCCACAGGTTCAGCCGGGGATGCTGTTTGACCTCGTGGACCATCCGGATGACGCCACGAACCGTGACTGGGTGGTGGTCTCTACCCAGTGTGAAGGCACTCAGCCTCAGGCGCTGGAAGAGGCCGGCGGTGAGGGTATGACGACGTTCCACAATACCTTTTCGGTCATTCCGGCTCATCGGCCTTGGCGTCCGACACCGCAACCCAAACCTTGTGTCCATGGCCCGCAAATCGCGATTGCCACCGGTCCCGATGGTGAGGAAATCTTCTGTGATGAACATGGCCGGGTGAAGGTGCAGTTCCCCTGGGACCGTTATGGCAACAGTGATGATACCTCCAGCTGTTGGGTACGGGTCTCTCAGGGCTGGGCCGGCGGTCAGTATGGCATGATGGCCATTCCCCGTATCGGTCATGAGGTAATTGTCTCTTTCCTTGAAGGTGACCCGGACCAGCCGATTGTTACCGGGCGCACGTATCACGCCACCAATGTGCCGCCTTACCCTCTGCCGGCGAACAAGACGCGCACGGTGCTTAGAACCGAGACCCACCAGGGGGAAGGCTTTAACGAACTTCGCTTTGAGGACCAGGCGGGGCAGGAAGAAATCTATGTCCATGCCCAGAAGGACATGAACCTGCTGGTCGAGAATGACCGCAAGGACAACATCAAGCATGACCTCCATCTGGATGTGGAGAGTGAAAGGTTCCAGCATATCAAGGTGGATGACCACCTGACGGTTGATGGGCAATCCAAAGAGCATGTGAAAGGTGACAAGACGGTCATCAGTGACAACAAAGTCCACATCAAGCAAGGCACAGGGCAACTTGTCGATGCAGGCAATGAAATACACCAAAAGTCCGGTGCCAAGTTAGTGATTGAAGCAGGTAGCCAGATCACGCTAAAAGCGGGGGGCTGTTTCGTCACTGTTGATACTTCAGGGGTACATATATCAGGCCCCGTTGTTGATCTGAATGCAGGAGGCGCAGCAGGAAGCGGAAGTGGATACGGCGGTGCAGCACCCACATTGCCAGGACAACTGCCACCCAAGCCAGAAAACCCACTCCCTATGCTGACACCAGCACAAATAGCTACCATGAAGTCCGCCGCGCCATTCTGCGAAGAATGTGAAAAATGTAAGGATGGCCAATGCGAGATATAG
- a CDS encoding type VI secretion system PAAR protein has translation MGNAVRLGDTGTDHDGFPPTLTTAGSGTVKIDGIPVCRLGDPLAPHDKPKHPPHGRSIAAGSTTVFADGKPVARTGDPVSCGGVVIGGGTVNIG, from the coding sequence ATGGGAAATGCAGTTCGACTGGGGGATACGGGAACAGACCACGATGGTTTCCCACCAACGCTAACAACCGCGGGTTCTGGCACAGTTAAAATTGATGGTATCCCAGTTTGCAGATTGGGCGATCCACTGGCGCCTCATGACAAACCTAAGCACCCTCCACATGGTCGCAGTATTGCGGCAGGTTCAACGACGGTTTTTGCAGATGGAAAACCCGTAGCAAGAACGGGAGACCCAGTAAGCTGCGGTGGCGTGGTTATTGGCGGCGGCACAGTAAATATCGGTTAG
- a CDS encoding Rhs family protein: protein MSSNLMTMADVDNMFSKIKSDFETSIDEYRKHSENWFYGWALDMEQKVIVNDNEQSADTDESEIEADIITCPLDGKITLVHCFEAEAFVPITGTPFKVQPVKFDDGIFIDSYEPDGPAVSGTIGSDGTAEVTLDPKYRGKPVRITFYPEVSESDIKTMLDSYDPTINKLTAWLDKEWKTQRSEWQIYLNDPIDVWDEVGKFLDNMLDAVVDAWDEIADLFKLLANPTELAKKLSKYLENPELIAEKLASAKEEAERMLTLIKDEARCFLCLNAVISWFKILSPLQILTLVSVSLASILVEVVLSIVIPGGAVLRNINRLRDVAGTATMVGA from the coding sequence GTGAGCAGTAACTTAATGACGATGGCTGACGTCGATAACATGTTCAGCAAGATTAAATCGGATTTCGAGACCTCGATTGATGAATACCGCAAACACTCAGAGAACTGGTTTTATGGGTGGGCGCTGGATATGGAACAAAAGGTTATCGTCAATGATAACGAGCAGTCTGCAGATACAGACGAATCAGAAATCGAAGCCGATATCATCACCTGCCCACTTGATGGAAAGATCACTCTTGTTCATTGCTTTGAAGCAGAAGCCTTTGTTCCCATCACTGGCACGCCATTTAAGGTGCAACCGGTCAAATTCGATGATGGGATATTTATCGATTCATACGAACCTGATGGCCCAGCAGTGTCCGGCACAATCGGTAGCGACGGCACCGCTGAGGTCACGCTAGACCCCAAATATCGGGGTAAACCTGTCCGTATCACCTTTTATCCCGAGGTGAGCGAAAGTGACATCAAAACCATGCTCGATTCCTATGACCCAACAATCAACAAGCTCACTGCTTGGTTGGATAAAGAATGGAAAACGCAGCGTAGCGAATGGCAAATCTATCTTAACGATCCTATTGATGTCTGGGACGAAGTCGGGAAGTTTCTCGACAATATGCTGGATGCTGTCGTTGATGCCTGGGATGAAATTGCGGATTTATTCAAGCTACTCGCCAACCCGACAGAGCTAGCGAAAAAACTCTCCAAATATTTGGAAAATCCAGAGTTGATTGCAGAGAAGCTGGCCTCAGCAAAAGAAGAAGCAGAAAGAATGCTGACACTGATAAAAGATGAAGCGCGCTGCTTCTTGTGTCTCAACGCAGTCATCTCTTGGTTCAAAATTCTTAGCCCACTCCAGATCCTTACTCTGGTGTCTGTATCTCTCGCCTCCATTCTGGTTGAGGTTGTCCTCAGTATTGTTATCCCCGGCGGCGCAGTTTTAAGAAATATCAATCGACTCAGAGATGTTGCGGGTACCGCAACCATGGTAGGTGCGTAA
- a CDS encoding Hcp family type VI secretion system effector — protein MPTPCYIAIEGKTQGNITAGAFTADSVGNIYVEGHEDEMLVQAFDHIVTVPTDPQSGQPSGQRVHKPFKFTVALNKAVPLMYNALASGEMLPKIELKWYRTSVEGKQEHFFSTILTDGTIIDIDCNMPHCQDAQKKEFTQLVTVSVAYRKIDWEHTVAGTSGADDWRAPIEA, from the coding sequence ATGCCAACTCCTTGTTATATCGCCATCGAAGGCAAAACCCAGGGCAACATCACTGCCGGTGCCTTCACCGCTGACTCTGTCGGTAACATCTACGTGGAAGGCCACGAAGACGAGATGCTGGTACAAGCCTTTGACCACATCGTGACCGTACCCACTGACCCACAAAGCGGTCAGCCGTCAGGCCAGCGTGTTCACAAGCCATTCAAGTTTACTGTGGCACTGAACAAAGCCGTCCCTCTGATGTACAACGCACTGGCGTCCGGTGAGATGCTGCCGAAGATTGAGCTCAAGTGGTACCGCACGTCTGTCGAAGGTAAGCAGGAGCACTTCTTCTCCACCATCCTGACTGACGGCACCATCATCGATATCGATTGCAACATGCCTCACTGTCAGGACGCACAGAAGAAAGAGTTCACTCAGCTGGTAACCGTCTCTGTGGCGTACCGCAAGATTGACTGGGAGCACACGGTGGCTGGTACTTCCGGTGCAGATGACTGGCGTGCGCCTATCGAAGCTTAA
- a CDS encoding DUF4123 domain-containing protein, translated as MRDIAQETEAPLYWYAIFNGTCDDKALADFYRFGGNDAKPLWSGTPYAEWHEVMPYIADVSHLPDFITWTEQEANEDWGILVASTLLLPDIFQHFRSLTLVWMPSGNHAFFRFYDPRFSIDLANFCDEEQRNQVMGPCQQWVSKQRTVTNSTPVSSVVEKPFPWWEVPEAVVKKLSEEDKSVLIANSIKWLRENHADIYFSFPERTIEAKVKRLVERYKEEFGTLNSYIKNALDKEVYR; from the coding sequence ATGCGAGATATAGCCCAAGAGACAGAGGCTCCTCTCTATTGGTATGCCATATTCAACGGAACCTGCGATGACAAAGCGTTGGCAGATTTCTATCGCTTTGGCGGTAATGACGCCAAACCACTTTGGAGCGGGACCCCCTACGCAGAATGGCATGAGGTGATGCCTTATATCGCTGACGTTTCGCACTTGCCTGATTTCATTACCTGGACGGAGCAGGAAGCGAACGAGGACTGGGGCATTCTCGTTGCAAGCACTCTCCTCTTGCCGGACATATTCCAACATTTTCGCAGTCTCACACTGGTGTGGATGCCATCAGGCAACCATGCCTTTTTCCGTTTCTATGACCCAAGATTCAGTATCGATCTAGCGAACTTCTGTGATGAAGAACAGCGCAACCAAGTGATGGGTCCTTGCCAGCAATGGGTTTCAAAACAACGCACCGTGACCAATTCTACCCCTGTATCTTCAGTCGTTGAGAAACCCTTTCCGTGGTGGGAAGTGCCTGAAGCTGTCGTTAAAAAACTCAGCGAAGAAGACAAATCCGTCCTCATCGCCAACAGCATTAAATGGCTCCGGGAAAATCATGCCGATATCTACTTTTCTTTTCCTGAAAGAACCATTGAAGCCAAGGTCAAGCGCTTGGTTGAGCGCTACAAGGAAGAATTCGGCACGTTAAACAGTTACATCAAAAATGCATTGGATAAAGAGGTGTATCGGTGA